The window GGAGATGGCTTTTTTAATTGATGGGGCTTTTATACGGAGTAAATTTCATTCCACCATGCAGAGAGATATTACGGCTATCGATGTCCAGAATGTCGTGAAGAATGTTCTTATCGATTTAAAAGCGCAAGACATACAATACCGTGTTTATTTTTATGATTGTCCGCCTTATTCAGGAAAAACTAAACTTCCCATTACTCACACACCTTATGATTTTGAGGCTACCCCTCAATATAGCAAAATGCTTCAATTTTTAAAAGAGGTCAAACTGCTTCCGTTCTTCGCTGTTAGGGAAGGTGTATTATCGTTCCAGGGGTGGATCTTGAAAAAATCATGTTACGGTATGTCGCCGTTGACTGATAATTGTTTCAGCCCCAACCTCAAACAGAAAGGAGTGGATATTAAGATTGGCCTTGATGTCGCCTGGGTCAGCTTTAACAAAATCGCGGCTAATATCGTTTTAATAACGGGCGATTCTGAT is drawn from Synergistaceae bacterium and contains these coding sequences:
- a CDS encoding NYN domain-containing protein, giving the protein MEMAFLIDGAFIRSKFHSTMQRDITAIDVQNVVKNVLIDLKAQDIQYRVYFYDCPPYSGKTKLPITHTPYDFEATPQYSKMLQFLKEVKLLPFFAVREGVLSFQGWILKKSCYGMSPLTDNCFSPNLKQKGVDIKIGLDVAWVSFNKIAANIVLITGDSDFIPVVKTARRSGVFVYLFTLGHNVKTEFCENVDVANTRSLDQLVSSNSVS